One segment of Brachypodium distachyon chloroplast, complete genome DNA contains the following:
- the rps15 gene encoding ribosomal protein S15 — protein sequence MKKKGGRKIFGFMVKEEKEEKKGSVEFQVFSFTNKIRRLASHLELHKKDFSSERGLRRLLGKRRRLLAYLAKKNRVRYKKLISQLNIREQ from the coding sequence ATGAAAAAGAAAGGAGGTAGAAAAATCTTTGGATTTATGGTTAAAGAAGAAAAAGAAGAAAAAAAGGGTTCTGTTGAATTTCAAGTATTCAGTTTCACCAATAAGATACGGAGACTTGCTTCACATTTGGAATTACACAAAAAAGATTTTTCATCGGAAAGAGGTCTACGAAGACTTTTGGGAAAACGTCGACGTTTGCTGGCTTATTTGGCAAAGAAAAATAGAGTACGTTATAAGAAATTAATCAGTCAGTTGAATATTCGGGAGCAGTAA
- the ndhF gene encoding NADH dehydrogenase subunit 5, producing the protein MEHTYQYAWVIPLLPLPVILSMGFGLFLIPIATKNFRRIWAFPSVLLLSIAMVFSVQLSIQQINGSSIYQYLWSWTINNDFSLEFGYLIDPLTSIMLMLITTVGILVLIYSDGYMSHDEGYLRFFIYISFFNISMLGLVTSSNLIQIYFFWELVGMCSYLLIGFWFTRPIAASACQKAFVTNRIGDFGLLLGILGFFWITGSLEFRDLFQTANNWIPNNGTTSLLTTLCAFLLFLGAVAKSAQFPLHVWLPDAMEGPTPISALIHAATMVAAGIFLLARLLPLFISLPLIMTFISLVGTITLFLGATLALAQRDIKRTLAYSTMSQLGYMMLALGIGSYQAALFHLITHAYSKALLFLGSGSIIHSMEPLVGYSPDKSQNMALMGGLRKYIPITRTAFLWGTLSICGIPPLACFWSKDEILSNSWLYSPFFGIIASFTAGLTAFYMFRIYLLTFDGYFRFHFQNYSSTKEGSLYSISLWGNRIPKGVSKDFVLSTTKSEVYFFSQNISISKGQGNTRNRIESFSTSFGSKNVFTYPHETGNTMLFPLLILLLFTFFIGFIGIPFDNETMDNGIAGVTILSKWLIPSINFTQESSNSSINSYEFITNAISSVSLVILGLFIAYIFYGSAYSFFQNLDLQNSFYKGSPKKNFFYQVKKKIYSWSYNRGYIDIFYSRLFTLGIRGLTELTEFFDKGVIDGITNGVGLASFCIGEEIKYVGGGRISSYLFFFLCYVSVFLFFFLS; encoded by the coding sequence ATGGAACATACATATCAATATGCTTGGGTAATCCCTCTTCTCCCACTTCCAGTTATTCTGTCAATGGGGTTTGGCCTTTTTCTTATTCCGATCGCAACAAAAAATTTTCGTCGCATATGGGCTTTTCCTAGTGTTTTACTCTTAAGTATAGCTATGGTATTCTCAGTTCAATTGTCTATTCAACAAATAAATGGAAGTTCTATCTATCAATATCTATGGTCTTGGACCATCAATAATGATTTTTCCTTAGAATTTGGATACTTGATTGACCCGCTTACTTCGATTATGTTAATGCTAATTACTACTGTAGGAATCCTGGTTCTTATTTATAGTGATGGTTATATGTCTCATGATGAAGGATATTTGAGATTTTTTATTTATATAAGTTTTTTCAATATTTCCATGTTGGGATTGGTTACTAGTTCAAATTTGATACAAATTTATTTTTTTTGGGAACTTGTGGGAATGTGTTCCTATTTATTGATAGGCTTTTGGTTTACACGACCAATCGCAGCGAGCGCTTGTCAAAAAGCTTTTGTAACTAATCGTATAGGTGATTTTGGTCTTTTATTAGGAATTTTAGGTTTTTTTTGGATAACAGGTAGTTTAGAATTTAGGGATTTGTTCCAAACAGCTAATAACTGGATTCCTAATAATGGGACGACCTCTTTACTTACTACTTTATGTGCTTTTTTATTATTCCTTGGGGCAGTTGCGAAATCCGCACAATTCCCTCTTCACGTATGGTTACCCGATGCAATGGAGGGACCCACTCCCATTTCGGCTCTTATACACGCAGCAACTATGGTTGCTGCGGGGATTTTTCTTCTAGCTCGCCTTCTCCCTCTTTTCATATCTCTACCTTTGATAATGACTTTCATTTCTTTAGTAGGTACAATAACACTCTTCTTAGGAGCTACTTTAGCTCTTGCTCAGAGAGATATTAAAAGAACTTTAGCTTATTCTACAATGTCTCAATTGGGTTATATGATGTTAGCTTTAGGTATAGGTTCTTATCAAGCTGCTTTATTCCATTTGATCACTCATGCTTATTCAAAAGCTTTATTGTTCTTGGGATCCGGATCCATTATTCATTCAATGGAACCGCTTGTTGGATATTCACCAGATAAAAGTCAGAATATGGCTCTTATGGGTGGTTTAAGAAAATACATTCCAATTACAAGAACCGCTTTTTTATGGGGTACGCTTTCTATTTGTGGTATTCCGCCTCTTGCTTGCTTCTGGTCCAAAGATGAAATCCTTAGTAATAGTTGGTTGTATTCGCCCTTTTTTGGAATAATAGCTTCCTTTACTGCTGGGTTAACTGCCTTTTATATGTTTCGGATATATTTACTTACGTTTGACGGGTATTTTCGTTTTCATTTTCAAAATTATAGTAGCACTAAAGAAGGTTCCTTGTATTCAATATCTTTATGGGGAAATAGGATACCCAAAGGAGTGAGTAAAGATTTCGTTTTATCAACAACGAAGAGTGAAGTTTATTTTTTTTCACAAAATATATCCATATCCAAAGGTCAAGGTAATACAAGAAATAGGATAGAATCTTTTAGTACTTCCTTTGGGTCTAAAAATGTTTTTACCTATCCGCATGAAACGGGAAATACTATGTTATTTCCTCTTCTTATATTACTGCTTTTTACTTTCTTCATTGGATTCATAGGAATCCCTTTTGATAATGAAACAATGGATAATGGAATAGCGGGGGTAACCATATTATCAAAGTGGTTAATTCCTTCAATAAACTTTACTCAGGAAAGTTCCAACTCTTCTATAAATTCATATGAATTTATTACTAATGCAATATCTTCTGTAAGTCTAGTTATCCTCGGTTTATTCATAGCATATATTTTCTATGGATCTGCTTATTCTTTTTTTCAGAATTTGGATTTACAAAATTCCTTTTACAAAGGAAGTCCAAAAAAGAACTTTTTTTATCAAGTAAAAAAAAAGATATACAGTTGGTCATATAATCGTGGTTATATAGATATTTTCTATAGTAGGCTCTTTACCTTGGGTATAAGAGGATTAACCGAACTAACGGAGTTTTTCGATAAGGGTGTCATTGATGGGATTACCAATGGAGTGGGTCTTGCTAGTTTTTGTATAGGAGAAGAAATTAAATATGTAGGGGGAGGACGAATCTCATCTTATTTATTCTTTTTTCTATGTTATGTATCTGTGTTTTTATTCTTTTTTCTTTCTTAA
- the rpl32 gene encoding ribosomal protein L32, producing the protein MAVPKKRTSMSKKRIRKNIWKNKTYFSIVQSYCLAKSRSFSSGNEHPKPKGFSGKQTNK; encoded by the coding sequence ATGGCAGTTCCAAAAAAACGTACTTCAATGTCAAAAAAGCGTATTCGCAAAAATATTTGGAAAAATAAGACTTATTTTTCCATAGTACAATCTTATTGTTTAGCAAAATCAAGATCATTTTCCAGCGGTAACGAGCATCCAAAACCAAAGGGTTTTTCTGGGAAACAAACAAACAAATAA
- the ccsA gene encoding cytochrome c biogenesis protein has translation MLFATLEHILTHISFSTISIVITIHLRALLVRELGGLRDSSEKGMIATFFSITGFLVSRWLSSGHFPLSNLYESLIFLSWALYILHTIPKVQNSKNDLSTITTPSTILTQGFATSGLLTEMHQSTILVPALQSQWLMMHVSMMLLSYATLLCGSLLSAAILIIRFRNNFNFFSKKNKNVLKKTFLFSKMEYFYAKRSYFKSASVPSFPNYYKYQLTERLDSWSYRVISLGFTLLTIGILCGAVWANEAWGSYWNWDPKETWAFITWTIFAIYLHSRTNQNWKGTNSALVASIGFLIIWICYFGINLLGIGLHSYGSFTLTPN, from the coding sequence ATGCTATTTGCAACTTTAGAACATATACTAACTCATATTTCTTTCTCAACCATTTCAATTGTGATTACGATTCATTTGAGAGCCTTATTAGTTCGTGAACTTGGGGGATTACGCGATTCGTCAGAAAAAGGAATGATAGCTACTTTTTTCTCTATAACAGGATTCCTAGTTTCTCGTTGGCTTTCTTCGGGACATTTTCCATTAAGTAATTTATATGAGTCATTGATCTTCCTTTCCTGGGCTCTGTATATTCTTCATACGATTCCTAAGGTACAGAACTCTAAAAATGATTTAAGCACAATAACTACGCCAAGTACTATTTTAACGCAAGGCTTTGCCACGTCAGGTCTTTTAACTGAAATGCATCAATCCACAATACTAGTACCCGCTCTACAATCTCAGTGGTTAATGATGCATGTCAGTATGATGTTACTAAGCTATGCAACTCTTTTGTGTGGATCTTTATTATCTGCCGCTATTCTAATCATTAGATTTCGAAATAATTTCAATTTTTTTTCTAAAAAGAATAAAAATGTTTTAAAAAAAACATTTTTATTTAGTAAGATGGAATATTTCTATGCAAAAAGAAGTTATTTTAAAAGCGCCTCTGTTCCTTCATTTCCAAATTATTACAAATATCAATTAACTGAGCGTTTGGATTCTTGGAGTTATCGTGTGATTAGCCTAGGATTTACCCTTTTAACCATAGGTATTCTTTGTGGAGCAGTATGGGCCAATGAGGCGTGGGGATCCTATTGGAATTGGGATCCTAAAGAAACTTGGGCTTTTATTACTTGGACCATATTCGCAATTTATTTACATAGTAGAACAAATCAAAATTGGAAGGGTACGAATTCCGCACTTGTAGCTTCGATAGGATTCCTTATAATTTGGATCTGCTATTTCGGTATCAATCTATTAGGAATAGGTTTACATAGTTATGGTTCGTTTACATTAACACCTAATTGA
- the ndhD gene encoding NADH dehydrogenase subunit 4: protein MSYFPWLTILVVLPIFAGSLIFFLPHRGNKIVRWYTISICLLEFLLMTYAFCYHFQLEDPLIQLKEDSKWIDVFDFHWRLGIDGLSLGSILLTGFITTLATLAAWPVTRNSRLFYFLMLAMYSGQIGLFSSRDLLLFFIMWELELIPVYLLLSMWGGKRRLYSATKFILYTAGGSIFFLIGVLGMGLYGSNEPGLDLERLINQSYPATLEILLYFGFLIAYAVKLPIIPLHTWLPDTHGEAHYSTCMLLAGILLKMGAYGLIRINMELLPHAHYLFSPWLVIIGAIQIIYAASTSLGQRNFKKRIAYSSVSHMGFIIIGIGSITNIGLNGAILQILSHGFIGATLFFLAGTACDRMRLVYLEELGGISILIPKIFTMFSSFSMASLALPGMSGFVAELLVFFGLITSPKFLLMPKTLITFVMAIGMILTPIYLLSMLRQMFYGYKLFNVPNANFMDSGPRELFLLICIFLPVIGIGIYPDFVLSLSVDRVEALLSNYYPK, encoded by the coding sequence ATGAGTTATTTTCCTTGGTTAACAATACTTGTAGTTTTGCCGATATTTGCAGGTTCATTAATTTTCTTTTTACCTCATAGGGGAAACAAAATCGTTAGGTGGTATACTATATCCATTTGTTTATTAGAATTCCTTCTAATGACTTATGCATTCTGTTATCATTTCCAACTGGAGGATCCCTTAATCCAATTAAAAGAGGATTCTAAATGGATAGATGTCTTCGATTTCCACTGGAGATTGGGAATTGATGGACTTTCATTAGGATCCATTTTATTGACAGGATTTATCACTACTTTAGCTACTTTAGCTGCTTGGCCTGTTACCCGGAATTCGCGATTATTCTATTTCCTGATGCTAGCAATGTATAGTGGTCAAATAGGATTATTTTCTTCGCGAGACCTTTTACTTTTTTTTATCATGTGGGAGTTAGAATTAATTCCTGTGTACTTACTTTTATCCATGTGGGGGGGAAAGAGGCGTCTATATTCAGCTACAAAGTTTATTTTGTATACTGCAGGCGGTTCCATTTTTTTCTTAATCGGAGTTCTGGGTATGGGCTTGTACGGTTCCAACGAACCGGGATTAGATTTGGAAAGATTAATTAATCAATCATACCCTGCAACCTTGGAAATACTTTTATATTTTGGCTTCCTTATTGCTTATGCTGTCAAATTGCCGATTATACCCCTCCATACGTGGTTACCAGATACCCATGGGGAAGCACATTATAGTACGTGTATGCTTTTAGCGGGAATCCTATTAAAGATGGGAGCATATGGGTTGATTCGTATCAACATGGAATTGTTACCTCATGCTCATTATCTATTTTCGCCCTGGTTGGTAATAATAGGAGCGATCCAAATAATCTATGCAGCCTCAACTTCTCTTGGTCAACGAAATTTCAAAAAAAGAATAGCCTATTCCTCTGTATCTCACATGGGTTTCATAATTATAGGAATTGGTTCCATAACCAACATTGGACTCAATGGAGCTATTTTACAAATATTATCCCACGGATTTATTGGCGCTACACTTTTTTTCTTGGCAGGAACGGCTTGTGATAGAATGCGTCTTGTTTATCTCGAAGAACTGGGGGGGATATCTATTCTAATACCGAAAATTTTTACCATGTTTAGTAGCTTTTCAATGGCTTCTCTTGCATTACCAGGAATGAGCGGTTTTGTCGCAGAATTATTAGTATTTTTTGGACTAATTACTAGTCCAAAATTTCTGTTAATGCCAAAAACGCTAATTACTTTTGTAATGGCAATTGGAATGATATTAACTCCTATTTATTTATTATCTATGTTACGCCAGATGTTCTATGGATACAAACTATTTAATGTTCCAAACGCAAATTTTATGGATTCTGGACCACGAGAACTCTTTCTTTTAATCTGTATCTTTTTACCAGTAATAGGAATTGGTATTTATCCAGATTTTGTTCTCTCCCTATCCGTTGACAGGGTGGAGGCTCTCTTATCCAATTATTACCCTAAATAG
- the psaC gene encoding photosystem I subunit VII (9 kDa protein), which translates to MSHSVKIYDTCIGCTQCVRACPTDVLEMIPWDGCKAKQIASAPRTEDCVGCKRCESACPTDFLSVRVYLGPETTRSMALSY; encoded by the coding sequence ATGTCACATTCTGTAAAAATTTATGATACATGTATAGGATGCACTCAATGTGTACGAGCTTGTCCAACAGATGTATTAGAAATGATACCCTGGGATGGATGTAAAGCCAAGCAAATTGCTTCCGCGCCAAGAACCGAAGATTGTGTGGGTTGCAAGAGATGCGAATCCGCCTGTCCGACAGATTTTTTAAGCGTCCGCGTTTATTTAGGGCCTGAAACAACCCGTAGCATGGCTCTATCTTATTGA
- the ndhE gene encoding NADH dehydrogenase subunit 4L: protein MMFEHVLFLSVYLFSIGIYGLITSRNMVRALICLELILNSINLNLVTFSDLFDSRQLKGDIFAIFVIALAAAEAAIGLSILSSIHRNRKSTRINQSNFLNN, encoded by the coding sequence ATGATGTTTGAGCATGTACTTTTTTTGAGTGTCTATTTATTTTCGATTGGTATCTATGGATTGATCACAAGCCGAAACATGGTTAGAGCTCTAATATGTCTTGAACTTATACTGAATTCAATTAATCTAAATCTCGTAACATTTTCTGATCTATTTGATAGTCGCCAATTAAAAGGAGACATTTTCGCAATTTTTGTTATAGCCCTTGCGGCTGCTGAAGCCGCTATTGGACTATCCATTCTTTCTTCCATCCATCGTAATAGGAAATCAACTCGTATCAATCAATCTAATTTCTTGAATAATTAG
- the ndhG gene encoding NADH dehydrogenase subunit 6 yields MDLPGPIHEILVLFLGFVLLLGGLGVVLLTNPIYSAFSLGLVLVCISLFYFLLNSYFVAVAQLLIYVGAINVLIIFAVMFVNGSEWSKDKNSWTIGDGFTSLVCITIVFSLMTTIPDTSWYGILWTTRSNQIVEQGLINNVQQIGIHLATDFYLPFELISIILLVSLIGAITMARQ; encoded by the coding sequence ATGGATTTACCCGGACCAATACACGAGATTCTTGTGCTATTTTTGGGATTTGTTCTTCTACTAGGGGGTCTAGGAGTAGTATTACTTACCAACCCCATTTATTCTGCCTTTTCGCTGGGATTAGTTCTTGTTTGTATATCCTTATTCTATTTTTTATTGAATTCCTACTTTGTAGCTGTCGCACAACTTCTTATTTATGTAGGAGCCATAAATGTCTTGATCATATTCGCTGTAATGTTCGTAAATGGTTCAGAATGGTCTAAAGATAAGAATTCTTGGACTATTGGAGATGGGTTCACTTCACTCGTTTGTATAACTATTGTTTTTTCACTAATGACTACTATCCCAGATACGTCATGGTATGGAATTCTTTGGACTACAAGATCCAACCAAATAGTAGAGCAGGGTCTCATAAATAATGTTCAACAAATTGGGATTCATTTAGCAACCGATTTTTATCTTCCGTTTGAACTCATTTCCATAATTCTTCTAGTTTCTTTAATAGGTGCTATTACTATGGCTCGGCAATAA
- the ndhI gene encoding NADH dehydrogenase subunit I: protein MFPMVTGFMSYGQQTIRATRYIGQSFITTLSHTNRLPITIHYPYEKSITPERFRGRIHFEFDKCIACEVCVRVCPIDLPIVDWRFEKAVKRKQLLNYSIDFGVCIFCGNCVEYCPTSCLSMTEEYELSTYDRHELNYNQIALSRLPISIMGDYTIQTIRNSAESQIDEDLSSNSRTITDY, encoded by the coding sequence ATGTTCCCTATGGTAACTGGGTTCATGAGTTATGGCCAACAAACAATACGTGCTACAAGGTACATTGGTCAAAGTTTCATAACTACCTTATCCCACACAAATCGTTTACCTATAACGATTCACTACCCTTACGAAAAATCAATTACACCGGAGCGTTTTCGGGGACGAATCCACTTTGAATTTGATAAATGTATTGCTTGTGAAGTTTGTGTTCGCGTATGTCCGATAGATCTCCCCATTGTGGATTGGAGATTTGAAAAGGCTGTTAAAAGGAAACAATTGCTTAATTATAGTATTGATTTCGGAGTTTGTATATTTTGTGGTAATTGTGTTGAGTACTGTCCAACAAGCTGTTTATCAATGACGGAAGAATATGAACTGTCTACTTATGATCGGCATGAATTGAATTATAATCAAATTGCTTTAAGCCGGTTACCAATCTCCATAATGGGGGATTACACAATTCAAACAATTCGAAATTCGGCTGAAAGTCAAATAGACGAAGATTTATCTTCAAATTCAAGAACGATTACTGATTACTAA
- the ndhA gene encoding NADH dehydrogenase subunit 1 — protein sequence MIIDRVEVETLNSFSKSELLKEIYGLIWILPILTLLLGITIEVLVIVWLEREISASIQQRIGPEYAGPLGLLQAIADGTKLLLKEDILPSRGDIPLFSIGPSIAVISILLSFLVIPLGYRFALADLSIGVFLWIAISSIAPIGLLMAGYSSNNKYSFSGGLRAAAQSISYEIPLTFCVLAISLLSNSSSTVDIVEAQSKYGFFGWNIWRQPIGFLVFLISSLAECERLPFDLPEAEEELVAGYQTEYSGIKYGLFYLVSYLNLLVSSLFVTVLYLGGWDLSIPYISFFDFFQMNKAVGILEMTMGIFITLTKAYLFLFISITIRWTLPRMRIDQLLNLGWKFLLPISLGNLLLTTSSQLVSL from the exons ATGATAATAGATAGGGTAGAGGTAGAAACTCTCAATTCTTTTTCGAAATCAGAATTATTAAAAGAAATCTATGGACTTATATGGATTCTACCCATTTTGACCCTTCTTTTGGGAATCACAATAGAAGTACTCGTAATTGTTTGGTTAGAAAGAGAAATATCCGCTTCGATCCAACAACGCATTGGTCCTGAATATGCCGGTCCCCTAGGACTACTTCAAGCTATAGCAGATGGGACTAAGCTACTTTTAAAAGAGGATATTCTACCATCTCGAGGGGATATTCCTTTATTTAGCATTGGACCCTCTATAGCAGTCATATCAATTTTATTAAGTTTTTTAGTGATCCCTTTGGGATATCGTTTTGCTTTAGCTGATCTTAGTATTGGTGTTTTTTTATGGATTGCCATTTCAAGTATTGCTCCTATTGGTCTTCTTATGGCAGGATATAGCTCAAATAATAAATATTCTTTTTCAGGCGGTCTACGAGCTGCTGCTCAATCGATTAGTTATGAAATACCATTAACTTTTTGTGTATTAGCAATATCTCTAC TATCTAACAGTTCAAGTACAGTTGATATAGTTGAAGCACAGTCCAAATATGGTTTTTTTGGGTGGAATATTTGGCGCCAGCCTATAGGTTTTCTGGTTTTTCTAATTTCTTCTTTGGCAGAATGTGAAAGATTACCCTTTGATTTACCAGAAGCAGAAGAAGAATTAGTAGCAGGTTATCAAACCGAATATTCCGGTATAAAATATGGTTTATTTTATCTTGTTTCTTACCTAAATTTATTAGTTTCCTCTTTATTTGTAACAGTTCTCTACTTAGGCGGGTGGGATTTATCTATTCCCTATATATCCTTTTTTGATTTTTTCCAAATGAATAAAGCAGTTGGGATTTTAGAAATGACAATGGGTATCTTTATTACATTAACTAAAGCTTATTTATTTCTCTTCATTTCTATCACAATAAGATGGACTTTACCCAGGATGAGAATCGATCAGTTATTAAATCTTGGATGGAAATTTCTTTTACCTATTTCCCTGGGTAATCTCTTATTAACAACCTCTTCCCAACTTGTTTCACTCTAA
- the ndhH gene encoding NADH dehydrogenase subunit 7, with product MSLPLTRKDLMIVNMGPQHPSMHGVLRLIVTLDGEDVIDCEPILGYLHRGMEKIAENRTIIQYLPYVTRWDYLATMFTEAITVNAPEFLENIQIPQRASYIRVIMLELSRIASHLLWLGPFMADLGAQTPFFYIFRERELIYDLFEAATGMRMMHNYFRIGGVAADLPYGWIEKCLDFCDYFLRGVVEYQQLITQNPIFLERVERVGFISGEEAVNWGLSGPMLRASGIRWDLRKVDLYESYNQFGWKVQWQKEGDSLARYLVRIGEMRESIKIIQQAVEKIPGGPYENLEVRRFKKEKNSEWNDFEYRFLGKKPSPNFELSKQELYVRIEAPKGELGIYLVGDDGLFPWRWKIRPPGFINLQILPQLVKKMKLADIMTILGSIDIIMGEVDR from the coding sequence ATGAGTCTACCGCTTACAAGAAAAGATCTCATGATAGTCAATATGGGCCCTCAACACCCATCAATGCATGGTGTTCTTCGACTGATCGTTACTCTCGATGGTGAAGATGTTATTGATTGTGAACCCATATTAGGGTATTTACACAGAGGAATGGAAAAAATCGCGGAAAACCGAACTATTATACAATACTTACCTTATGTAACACGGTGGGATTATTTAGCTACTATGTTTACAGAAGCAATAACGGTAAATGCACCAGAATTCTTAGAAAATATTCAAATACCCCAAAGAGCCAGCTATATTAGGGTAATTATGTTAGAGTTGAGCCGTATAGCTTCTCACTTATTATGGCTTGGGCCTTTTATGGCGGATCTCGGCGCACAGACTCCTTTTTTCTACATTTTTAGAGAGAGAGAGTTAATATACGATCTATTTGAAGCTGCTACAGGTATGCGAATGATGCACAATTACTTTCGCATCGGAGGAGTAGCCGCCGATCTACCTTATGGATGGATCGAGAAATGCTTAGATTTCTGTGATTATTTTTTACGGGGAGTTGTTGAATATCAACAACTTATTACACAGAATCCTATTTTTTTGGAACGAGTTGAGCGAGTAGGTTTTATTAGCGGAGAAGAAGCAGTAAATTGGGGCTTATCAGGACCCATGTTACGAGCTTCTGGAATACGATGGGATCTTCGTAAAGTAGATCTTTATGAGTCTTACAACCAATTTGGTTGGAAAGTCCAATGGCAAAAAGAAGGAGATTCATTAGCTCGCTATTTAGTACGAATCGGTGAAATGAGAGAATCTATCAAAATTATTCAACAAGCTGTAGAGAAAATTCCTGGAGGACCTTATGAAAATTTAGAAGTCCGTCGCTTTAAGAAAGAAAAGAATTCCGAATGGAATGATTTTGAATATCGATTTCTTGGTAAAAAACCTTCACCCAATTTCGAATTGTCAAAGCAAGAGCTTTACGTAAGAATAGAAGCCCCCAAAGGTGAATTAGGGATTTATCTAGTAGGAGATGATGGCCTTTTTCCCTGGAGATGGAAAATTCGTCCACCCGGTTTTATTAATTTGCAAATTCTTCCTCAGTTAGTTAAAAAAATGAAATTGGCTGATATCATGACGATATTAGGTAGTATAGATATCATTATGGGGGAAGTTGATCGTTGA
- the rps7 gene encoding ribosomal protein S7, producing the protein MSRRGTAEKRTAKSDPIFRNRLVNMVVNRIMKDGKKSLAYQILYRAVKKIQQKTETNPLLVLRQAIRRVTPNIGVKTRRNKKGSTRKVPIEIGSKQGRALAIRWLLEASQKRPGRNMAFKLSSELVDAAKGSGGAIRKKEATHRMAEANRALAHFR; encoded by the coding sequence ATGTCACGTCGAGGTACTGCAGAAAAAAGAACTGCAAAATCCGATCCAATTTTTCGTAATCGATTAGTTAACATGGTGGTTAACCGTATTATGAAAGACGGAAAAAAATCATTGGCTTATCAAATTCTCTATCGAGCCGTCAAAAAGATTCAACAAAAGACAGAAACAAATCCACTATTGGTTTTACGTCAAGCAATACGTAGAGTAACTCCCAATATAGGAGTAAAAACAAGACGTAATAAAAAAGGATCGACGCGGAAAGTTCCGATTGAAATAGGATCTAAACAAGGAAGAGCACTTGCCATTCGTTGGTTATTAGAAGCATCCCAAAAGCGTCCGGGTCGAAATATGGCTTTCAAATTAAGTTCCGAATTAGTAGATGCTGCCAAAGGGAGTGGGGGTGCCATACGCAAAAAGGAAGCGACTCATAGAATGGCAGAGGCAAATAGAGCTCTTGCACATTTTCGTTAA